In Arachis hypogaea cultivar Tifrunner chromosome 7, arahy.Tifrunner.gnm2.J5K5, whole genome shotgun sequence, the genomic window actaagagattatggtttaatcacttatggtttaatgaatcattcattattaaaATAGTCGGTAAGACATTTTAATCcagaaaaagtaaacatctccgagaccttaactgTTGTCTTGTATTGCTTTCACACCAAActgtttattgctttctttatttcccttgCTATTGTTTATGCGTTTACGACAACAACTCACCAAATCTCTTTTTTGACTCGCCTGACAAAGTCCAACAAGATAACTATTGTttgctcagtccgacaatccttgtgggatcgaccctcactcacctaaggtattacttggatgacccagtgcagtTGCCGGTTAAGTTGTGGATATTCCAAAAattcgcaccaagtttttgatgctgtggccggggattgtttgtgattgacaactaccagttGTCTTGTTACttaaattaggtatttttctcAGTTTTGTtgattcactttttcttttaattttcgatttttgcttttgttctttttttaaattttcgatttttatcttatttatctttcccTTTAATTTcgaattttgttttatttgttttattttcatttaattttagattttaagtttggtgtccccttagtgtttttcctttctttttgaatttcaaaaatttttgaacccttttctttttaatttttaaaaatttttaggttAAATTTGCACACTTATTTTAGAATTCTTTTATTAATTGTttactttgttttgtttaatttttttttacgtaagatatctcactgggagtcctctatactctgacatagagactcccacttttTTTTTGCCTCTTGTTGTGGATGAGCAAGAACAAAGACAAAGAACCCCTTCTCgagtttgattctgaacctgagagaaccttgaGGCGGCGTTTGTAACAAGCTAAAGCGTACAAAGCCAGAGAGAATCTCAAGGAAACCTTTGAGAAAGAAGTTGAAGAACCCACTATGGCAGCTAATGGAGGGAACCCGAATGCTGAAGAGCAAGCAAGAAAGGTGCTTGGCTCATACATTGCACCCACACCTGGCTTTTATGGGTGCAATATAGCTGTACCTACTATTGGTGCCAACAACTTCGAGTTTAAGCCTCAACTTATCACTCTGGTGCAGCAGAACTGTCAGTTTCATGGACTCGCGCAGGAGAACTCCAACAAATTTATATTTGAATTCCTgtagatctgtgacactgttaagacaaATAGAATgaaccctgaggtctacaagctcatgctcatCCCTTTTACTGTAAGGGACAAAACAAAGCAGTGTCTTGATTCTCAGCTCAAGGAGAGCCTAGACATGTGGGCCAAAGTGGTCACTGGATTTTTGACCAAGTTCTTTCTATCCCAGAAGCTGAGTAAGCTCAGAGTGgatgtccagaccttcagacagaaagatagagaatccctctatgaagcttggaagagaTACAAGCAGATAATTAGGAGATGCCCTCCTGACATAATTTTAGACTGGTCCAGGCTGTAGATCTTTTATGACGGCCTCTCTGAGAAggccaagatgtcattggattaCTCTGCAGGTAGTTCTCTACACATGAAGAGGATGCCTGAAGAAGCAGATAAGCTCATTGAGATGGTTTCCAATAACTAATACCTGTATACCTCTGAAAAGAACCATGTGAACATTGGGACTACTCAAAAGAGAGGAGTCATAGAGGTGGATACACTGGATGCTATTTTGACTCAAAATAAGCTTATGTCCCAAAAAATAAGCATGATCTCTTAGCACTTGACCGGGATGCAGGTTTCAGCTATCAACACTCAAGATACATCCTATGGCATGACTGGGAGCTACCCTCAAGAGGACATTTGTGACATTCCCAGCCCACCATGGAAGAAGTAAATTACATGGGAAATTTCTCTAGAAATTccaataatgatccctatgcAAATACTTTTAATTTGGCATGGAGGACTCATCCTAACTTTGGGTAGAGGAAACAACAACAGAAGCCCCAACAGAGCTTCAACAACAATCAGGATGGAACCAAtcaaaataggttcaacaacaggcaGTTCCAACCCTCTTAGCAGCAGATGGAAACTTCAAAATACAGCCTCTCCAACTTAGCCACAATAGTCTGTGACCTTtccaagaccactcatagttttatGCAAGAGACTCGGTCTTCAATTCGGAACTTGGAAGTGCAAGTGGGTCAATTGAGCAACGGGATACCTAAGAGACCTTccaacactcttccaagcaacacaaAGATAAATTCAAGCGAAGAGTGCAAGGCCCCCCCGATGGGCAAGGAGGCCGTGCCTAAAGAGGAGCATGCTGTTGAGGATTTGAAGGAGAAAAAAGCTCAAGATGAGATTGACAGTGCACTCGTACACGCCTCAGTAGTGATGAAAGAGCTTGTAGTACAACACATTTAGAACGTGCAAAAAGAGACCAATGATGAGCAACTTGCTCAATTCTTGGCAATCTTTAAGAAGTTAcaaattaatattccttttactgaGGGGTCAGAGAAAAAGACCCCCTATATAGCCTGTTTGAAAAGCATATTCTCTGTCTATCTTTGTGCTTTTTGGCAACACAGGGTTCAGAAACTTACAAAAAAGTGGTGAATGTAATCACGAAGATGTCTAAGGAGTTAGAGTACATGTGATCCATAGTAAACAAGGGTAGACAATCTCAGGCTGCTAGCAATCATATTAACGTTGGAGATATGCATATCATAAGGTCAAAAGGTGCTCCACAAGGTAGTACTATTGCAAAGAATGGGAGACGTTGCAAAGGTGTTTTGGGTTTGGCCATGACCACCACAACTATGTGGCCAATGAGGAAGACAATGCCGATGAGATTTGCTTCTGTATATATAACATCCATGTTACACCCCATAATCCGAACTTTAGATTAAGCAAACTGTATCTTAAAACTGTCTGTTGTGTGCATTGATTTGCCATTGATATTGATATTTATGTTGTCATATGTTTCTCCCTTTGCCAACATGCCAGTTTTGTTGTAGGAATCGGGCTCCATGTCGAGGCAAAGTCAGAGCGATGGTTGGAAATATGGGTAGACTTAGTTTTTGCAAGACTGTCAACTTGTGATCCTCAAAGATAAATCATGTTCTCTTGTGGTGTAGTCCTGCCTTCTAAAGTTGTTGACATAAGGATGTcgagttttcttttttataaaattttatttgagaTTTAATGTTAACTATTTTGTAATTTGGGAGATAGTATTGTATGTTGTTAATCTTATTAAAGACCAACGGGTTACCTTTAGTTCCAACGTGTAATATGATGGTCATGGAGAGATTGTGAtctttgttaaattttttgttgGTTCCTGCAACTAAAGATTTATGGTTGAATTGATTGAGTTTCATGGTATGCTACAAACTAGTTCTGCAATTTAATAAATGGAAttgcattattttcttttttaccaTGGTTCTATTGTTGTTTTATGTTGATTTAGATTGAAGTATTCATGGTCACTTATGTTGGCATTAGGTTTCCTTTAAAAGAGAAGTTGTTGTAAGTTTTTCTTAATCAACAAAGCAAAATGGtttttgttttatgaattttaGTTCTGCTAGATTTACTAATGTGAGCGTTAATGGCCTTTTTTTTGCAGCTTGTGTGGCctctatttatataatattatttccagcagattttgttCGAAACATACTTTTTTATTGAGAAGGGGGCTAGAGGCCccaaaacaaaaactaactagGCATTCACAACTCTAGCAAACACCATTTGTCTCCTATCAGCTTCAATCGTTGGCACCAGAAAGGGGTGGTGGAGGCGAGACGAATCAGTGGAGACCCGCTGGAAGATTATGGGCATGCTTGGCTAGAACGTCGGCACTGAAATTGGCTTCCCTCAAGACGTGGTTTACTCAGAAGTCACCTGGATTTGCTTGGAGATCTCTAAATGCACGGATGAGGGAGGTGCAGTCATGGAGGTCCGCAGAAGCATGCTACAACAGATTCACTGCACAGGTAAATTCTGTCTCTACTTGTACCATTTCCATTCCCATACCAATTGCAATTTTAAGACCTGTGTAAATTGCCCATAGTTTTGCATTAGTGATGGTTATCTTTCTAATATTCATCATGAATCCTACCATAATTAGGTCATTTGAATATCTGAGAATGCTGCCACATGAGCTAGAATTTGAATCTCTaccataaataattatttaaataattatattaaataattaaatcatatttaatttattaataattacaataaataattatatatgtaaagtataattatattatatatataattaacacATGTCTaaatattattggttattatgcAAAGAGAGCAAGTATCTCTAAGCAGGGTCTCAACAACTTTAAAAGACgtgaaaaaattttcttttctttcactcTAATGCTAAAGTCTCTCCTTTTTCTGACACATAGTAAATGAGGTTTCAATTTTGCTTACAGTTGGAATTGCTCTAAGTCATTaagtcataaaataaaaaataaaaaggacagTTCGTGCATAAACATCCCACAATTAACATTGTACTAGTTTTGTCTCCCGTGCCAAGCACGGGCATTAAGATTATAattgtaaataaatattattcaataaaaaaacgaattaaattatttaaaaaaaatggttgtGGCCAGCAAAGTTTATGATTGGGAACAtcaaataatcatcaatgatgatttaatggtggtggattggtgtgagatttcataaAATGACTCAACGTTCTCGACGGATTACATGCtatccaaaattaaataaaattgctaGCCCATTAGAGTTTTCCTTTAAAAATAATTGTTTGTATAGATATGTATTATATAAAGAATAATATTTAATATGTAATTACGTAAGAGAAAAATGTTCTTTATTTATTCTTTAAGAGTTAGAAGAACTGCGTACCGAAAAGATTACAGAAGGAGCACATGAGAGGTCAACTGATCAAGGGAGAATGTTAGGTAGCATCCCGGTAAAAACTTCTCTATAGACCACATTAATAGTATGATTTGAAACTTTGCCGTTAGAATCAACGGATAAAATCTTCAGTCCAGAATGCATGCTGACCCGAGAAAGTGCAACATAAAGCTGACCATGAGTAAAAACAGGCCTCGGAAGATAGACACCAACGGTTGACAGCGTTTGACCTTGGGACTTGTTTATGGTCATCGCAAAGCAAAGAGCAACCGGAAATTGGCGTCGAGTAAACCTGATTGGTAATGTATCGTTATTGGGTGACATGTTCATCCTGGGAATAAATACAACATCACCAGTATTACGACCTGCTAAGATGACGCACTCAATGATATGGTCACCAAGATGTTTAACCTGCATGCGCGTACCATTGCATAGTCCATTGGATTGGTCAATATTGCAAAGAAGCATCACAGGAACACCGATTTTAAGAACTAACCGGTGTTGGGGAATTCCTGAACAATTTAGCACATTCAATGATTCGGTGCTCATTGTATATAATTCAGATTCCAGGTGACCATCTTCACTAATTAGTGTATCAGAGCTCAAGTATACCCTCTCGTTGCCAGGGATCAAAGACATCACATGATTGTTTACTTCATTAACGACATCAAGTGTTGGTGCTAATATACTCCTACCCTTAAAATAATCCACGCTAGAAGAATAGATTAAGATGTCAGGATAAACGAACAACACCAAATCATGCAGACAGGGAGACTCAACATTAAGCAGCAAGTTATCGGGTATTCTGATCACTGATTCGCCATCGGCATTGTCTCCGATTAACCCGTCACCAACTTGAAGCAACCATGTAGCAAATTCCTTCAATTGTACACCATGGATATCTCGTGATCCACGGGACAGTCTCATGTTTTTAGTTAACTGCAACACTTGGCAAGATTTCCACAAGTTCGAAGCATTAATACACGAGTGAACGATCTCTTCCCGAGAACCACGAGGAATCACAGGCAATATCTGACGGAAATCACCTCCTAGAACAACAATTTTCCCACCAAATGGGGCATGAGGAATATATCCACGATCAAATCGAAGAACATCCTTAAGGCATTTGTCTAGCGCTTCGAAGCAAAATTTATTTAACATAGGTGCCTCGTCCCATATAACTAATTTTGCAGATGAAATAAGATGCGCGAGGGGTGTGGCTTGCCTTATATTACAAATAGAGTCCTGGTTAACACTGAGCGGAACCTTAAAGCGTGAATGAGTAGTTCGCCCATTAGGCAACAATAGAGCTGCAATGCCACTGGATGCAACATTGAGGACAATATCACCCTTAGACCTTATCGAAGCAGACAGCGCATTCCATAGAAAGGTCTTACCAGTTCCACCATAACCACAGACAAAGAAAAAACCACCAGCGTCACGACGAACTGCATTTGCTATTGTGTCGAACGCAATGCGGTGGTCTCGATTCAACCGGGAAATCAAATCCACGGCGACACTTGCCAATTCTGTCCTATCAAAATTTAGCTCATCAGAAAAGATTGTGTTGGAAGGTTCAGGTAAACCAGCATAATCAGGAAACGGCATGTCAGGAAAGTCTTTCAAGCTCCGACCATTCGGCTGCAAGAGTTTTTCAATTTCGGCAAGCGTGATGGACTTAATCTCATGAAAGGAACACTAGAAACCTAAAAGCAAAAAAATGCAACGTAGTTACATAAGAAACAAACTGGACACGATGACgaagggaaaataaaataaatgcatAACAAACTGCAAAAGGTGGAGAAGACCGGACGTTTTTGAATGGAGTGGTATGAATTTAATGCGAAACAGTAACCAGATAGTAAAAGCAATCCGGAAACTTTACCTAAGTGATGTCTTCCAGAAGGAAGCAAGTTGTCCACGCAATGTTGCCAACATTTCTCCCACACCATGTCAGGACGCACAATGTTGTTCGACATCAAAAGCATTGCAAACAACCTCCTGATATAATTCGGTGATGCCCATGAGCTGGCTTCATTAATTGCATCAATAAATTCCCTATCATCCTGCAATAACCCTAGGGCATAACAGGCCTCTTTGAATGTATCGTACACAACCCCACCAACGGAACGCACATCAGCAAATGTCTGGCAccctttttgataattcaataacaTACGAAGGTAGTACTCCTCTCCATGCGAGTGAGGAATATGTGTGAGACGACCTATGACATTCCCTTGCTTCTGTGGCCTCCACATATAC contains:
- the LOC112701642 gene encoding uncharacterized protein, which produces MPFPDYAGLPEPSNTIFSDELNFDRTELASVAVDLISRLNRDHRIAFDTIANAVRRDAGGFFFVCGYGGTGKTFLWNALSASIRSKGDIVLNVASSGIAALLLPNGRTTHSRFKVPLSVNQDSICNIRQATPLAHLISSAKLVIWDEAPMLNKFCFEALDKCLKDVLRFDRGYIPHAPFGGKIVVLGGDFRQILPVIPRGSREEIVHSCINASNLWKSCQVLQLTKNMRLSRGSRDIHGVQLKEFATWLLQVGDGLIGDNADGESVIRIPDNLLLNVESPCLHDLVLFVYPDILIYSSSVDYFKGRSILAPTLDVVNEVNNHVMSLIPGNERVYLSSDTLISEDGHLESELYTMSTESLNVLNCSGIPQHRLVLKIGVPVMLLCNIDQSNGLCNGTRMQVKHLGDHIIECVILAGRNTGDVVFIPRMNMSPNNDTLPIRFTRRQFPVALCFAMTINKSQGQTLSTVGVYLPRPVFTHGQLYVALSRVSMHSGLKILSVDSNGKVSNHTINVVYREVFTGMLPNILP